Proteins encoded within one genomic window of Siniperca chuatsi isolate FFG_IHB_CAS linkage group LG4, ASM2008510v1, whole genome shotgun sequence:
- the setd6 gene encoding N-lysine methyltransferase setd6 isoform X1 translates to MATEAKRPKVDDGSELSPLQNFLQWSDRVGLVLSDKVCVSKEGTVAAYGMLAKDNLEEGEVIFTIPRSALLHQGTTRVSALLEKERSSLESSSGWVPLLLALLYEYTSSQSHWKPYLSLWTNFKTLDHPMFWSKEERDRLLRGTGIPEAVDTDLANIQREYTDVVLPFITKHPDLWSPDTHTLELYTQLVAFVMAYSFQEPQEEDEEEEEEEGEEKAPSPPMMVPMADMLNHVSNHNANLEFKLDSLKMVCVRPIHKGEEVFNTYGQMANWQLLHMYGFSEPYQSNSNDTADIPIINLYKVVTQGIQSDLDRQLVEEQWELLSQMMQEKAAFVFGKQGCLTDTELHTALKVLCMSKEEFSEFKDNEGWEEDDEEEDISLTFSNEGLPGLKASWKWLIHEAARLTVRSYGDWEEKVEGEGVDSEQALIEDKAALAGLNSRQQNALQVRCGQKNILYRLMELTQS, encoded by the exons atGGCAACAGAAGCGAAACGACCCAAG GTAGATGATGGTTCAGAGCTCAGTCCCCTGCAGAACTTTCTACAGTGGAGCGACAGAGTTGGCTTGGTACTCAGCGATAAG gtgtgtgtgagtaaggAGGGAACAGTGGCAGCATATGGGATGCTGGCAAAGGACAACTTAGAGGAAGGGGAGGTTATATTCACCATCCCCAGATCAGCTCTTCTCCACCAGGGAACAACCAGGGTCTCTGCCTTGCTGGAGAAAG AGAGGTCATCTCTGGAGAGCTCGTCTGGCTGGGTTCCCCTGCTGCTGGCTCTGCTGTATGAGTATACATCCTCACAGTCCCACTGGAAACCCTACCTTTCTCTGTGGACCAACTTCAAGACACTAGACCACCCCATGTTCTG GTctaaagaggagagagacagactgttgAGGGGAACAGGTATTCCAGAGGCTGTGGATACGGACTTGGCTAACATCCAGAGGGAATACACAGACGTGGTCCTTCCCTTCATCACCAAGCATCCTGACCTCTGGagcccagacacacacacactggagctGTACACACAGCTGGTAGCCTTTGTCATGGCCTACAG TTTCCAAGAGCCAcaggaagaggacgaggaagaggaggaggaagagggggaggagaaggcCCCCAGCCCGCCGATGATGGTTCCCATGGCCGACATGCTTAACCATGTGTCCAATCACAATGCTAATTTGGAGTTTAAACTG GACAGTTTGAAGATGGTTTGCGTGCGCCCCATTCACAAAGGAGAGGAGGTATTTAACACCTACGGGCAGATGGCCAACTGGCAGCTGCTGCATATGTACGGCTTCTCTGAGCCATATCAAAGCAACAGCAACGACACTGCTGACATCCCCATCATCAATCTCTACAAAGTCGTCACACAAG GTATTCAGTCTGATTTGGACCGGCAGCTGGTGGAGGAGCAGTGGGAGCTGCTGAGTCAGATGATGCAAGAGAAAGCAGCCTTTGTCTTCGGCAAACAGGGTTGTCTTACAGACACAGAGCTACATACTGCGCTCAAG GTACTATGCATGTCGAAGGAGGAATTCTCAGAGTTCAAAGATAACGAAGGATGGGAGGAAGATGACGAGGAAGAGGATATTTCCCTTACTTTCTCTAACGAGGGTCTCCCTGGATTAAAGGCTTCGTGGAAATGGCTAATTCATGAAGCAGCCCGCCTGACTGTGAGGTCGTACGGAGACTGGGAGGAGAAGGTGGAGGGAGAGGGTGTGGACAGCGAGCAGGCGCTGATAGAAGACAAGGCAGCACTTGCTGGACTGAACAGCAGGCAGCAGAATGCACTGCAGGTACGCTGTGGACAGAAGAACATCCTGTACAGACTGATGGAGCTCACTCAGTCATGA
- the setd6 gene encoding N-lysine methyltransferase setd6 isoform X2: protein MLAKDNLEEGEVIFTIPRSALLHQGTTRVSALLEKERSSLESSSGWVPLLLALLYEYTSSQSHWKPYLSLWTNFKTLDHPMFWSKEERDRLLRGTGIPEAVDTDLANIQREYTDVVLPFITKHPDLWSPDTHTLELYTQLVAFVMAYSFQEPQEEDEEEEEEEGEEKAPSPPMMVPMADMLNHVSNHNANLEFKLDSLKMVCVRPIHKGEEVFNTYGQMANWQLLHMYGFSEPYQSNSNDTADIPIINLYKVVTQGIQSDLDRQLVEEQWELLSQMMQEKAAFVFGKQGCLTDTELHTALKVLCMSKEEFSEFKDNEGWEEDDEEEDISLTFSNEGLPGLKASWKWLIHEAARLTVRSYGDWEEKVEGEGVDSEQALIEDKAALAGLNSRQQNALQVRCGQKNILYRLMELTQS from the exons ATGCTGGCAAAGGACAACTTAGAGGAAGGGGAGGTTATATTCACCATCCCCAGATCAGCTCTTCTCCACCAGGGAACAACCAGGGTCTCTGCCTTGCTGGAGAAAG AGAGGTCATCTCTGGAGAGCTCGTCTGGCTGGGTTCCCCTGCTGCTGGCTCTGCTGTATGAGTATACATCCTCACAGTCCCACTGGAAACCCTACCTTTCTCTGTGGACCAACTTCAAGACACTAGACCACCCCATGTTCTG GTctaaagaggagagagacagactgttgAGGGGAACAGGTATTCCAGAGGCTGTGGATACGGACTTGGCTAACATCCAGAGGGAATACACAGACGTGGTCCTTCCCTTCATCACCAAGCATCCTGACCTCTGGagcccagacacacacacactggagctGTACACACAGCTGGTAGCCTTTGTCATGGCCTACAG TTTCCAAGAGCCAcaggaagaggacgaggaagaggaggaggaagagggggaggagaaggcCCCCAGCCCGCCGATGATGGTTCCCATGGCCGACATGCTTAACCATGTGTCCAATCACAATGCTAATTTGGAGTTTAAACTG GACAGTTTGAAGATGGTTTGCGTGCGCCCCATTCACAAAGGAGAGGAGGTATTTAACACCTACGGGCAGATGGCCAACTGGCAGCTGCTGCATATGTACGGCTTCTCTGAGCCATATCAAAGCAACAGCAACGACACTGCTGACATCCCCATCATCAATCTCTACAAAGTCGTCACACAAG GTATTCAGTCTGATTTGGACCGGCAGCTGGTGGAGGAGCAGTGGGAGCTGCTGAGTCAGATGATGCAAGAGAAAGCAGCCTTTGTCTTCGGCAAACAGGGTTGTCTTACAGACACAGAGCTACATACTGCGCTCAAG GTACTATGCATGTCGAAGGAGGAATTCTCAGAGTTCAAAGATAACGAAGGATGGGAGGAAGATGACGAGGAAGAGGATATTTCCCTTACTTTCTCTAACGAGGGTCTCCCTGGATTAAAGGCTTCGTGGAAATGGCTAATTCATGAAGCAGCCCGCCTGACTGTGAGGTCGTACGGAGACTGGGAGGAGAAGGTGGAGGGAGAGGGTGTGGACAGCGAGCAGGCGCTGATAGAAGACAAGGCAGCACTTGCTGGACTGAACAGCAGGCAGCAGAATGCACTGCAGGTACGCTGTGGACAGAAGAACATCCTGTACAGACTGATGGAGCTCACTCAGTCATGA
- the bbs2 gene encoding Bardet-Biedl syndrome 2 protein homolog isoform X1: MLVPIFTLKLNHKINPRMVTVGKFDGVHPCLTAATQAGKVFIHNPHARGQRPVAHRLSQSTQDSDISLLNINQAVTCLTAGTLGPNTTGDTLLVGSQTNLLAYDVHDNADIFYREVTDGANAIVLGKLGDIPTPLAIIGGNCALQGFDYEGNDHFWTVTGDNVRSLVLCDFTGDGKNELLVGSEDFDIRVFKEDELVSEMTENETVTSLCHMHGSRFGYALANGTVGVYDRTARYWRIKSKNHAMSIHAFDLNADGVVELITGWSNGKIDARSDRTGEVIFKDNFSSSVAGVVEGDYRLDGQKQLICTSIEGEVRGYLPASKDLKGNLMDSSAEQDLIRELSQRRQNLLLELRNYEENAKGVSETNSGMGVIPANTQLQTALSVRPATEAQKAHVELSISTPNETIIRAVLIFAEGIFEGESHVVHPSAQHLSGCVLVPIVPPKDIPVDLHIKAFVGGKTSTQFHVFEITRQLPRFSMYDITVDSSAAPPTGRVTFSINDRPQRVAMWLNQNFLLPEGVDTPDVTFNSLRGGGLLSISMASNGQITLRTDDIDLAGDLVQSLASFLAIEDLSAEADFPGYFEELRSTLTEVDEFHSVHQKLTAAIADHSNYIRNMLVQAEDARLMGDMTTTKKRYRELYDLNRDLINEYKIRSNNHNALLACLKSVNQAIQRAGRLRVGKPKNQVISACRDAIKSNNINALFRIMRAGTASS; this comes from the exons ATGTTGGTCCCCATATTCACTCTGAAGCTGAATCACAAGATTAACCCTCGCATGGTGACTGTTGGGAAATTTGATGGAGTCCACCCATGCCTTACTGCAGCCACACAGGCTGGAAAG GTTTTTATCCACAACCCTCATGCTCGTGGTCAGAGACCTGTTGCCCACCGACTGAGCCAGAGCACCCAGGACTCTGACATCTCTCTCCTCAACATCAACCAGGCAGTCACTTGTCTGACAGCAGGAACGTTGGGACCAAACACTACTGGGGACACACTGTTGGTGGGATCCCAGACCAACCTACTTGCCTATGATGTCCATGACAATGCTGATATATTCTACAGAGAG gTGACGGATGGGGCAAATGCTATTGTGTTGGGGAAACTCGGGGACATCCCGACTCCTCTCGCCATCATTGGAGGGAACTGCGCCTTACAAGGCTTCGACTATGAGGGCAACGACCACTTTTGGACA GTAACTGGAGATAATGTCAGATCTCTGGTGCTCTGTGACTTCACTGGGGATGGGAAAAATGAG ctcctGGTAGGATCGGAGGACTTTGACATCAGGGTATTCAAAGAGGATGAGCTTGTGTCTGAGATGACTGAAAATGAG ACAGTAACATCACTATGCCATATGCATGGCAGCAGGTTTGGCTATGCCCTGGCTAATGGCACCGTAGGAGTTTATGACCGCACTGCCCGCTACTGGAGGATTAAG TCTAAGAATCATGCAATGAGCATCCATGCCTTTGACCTGAATGCTGACGGGGTGGTGGAGCTTATCACTGGCTGGTCCAATGGAAAG ATTGATGCTCGTAGTGACCGCACAGGCGAGGTAATTTTCAAAGACAACTTCTCCTCTTCTGTGGCTGGAGTGGTGGAGGGAGACTACAGGTTGGATGGGCAGAAACAACTTATCTGCACATCTATAGAGGGAGAGG TCCGTGGTTACCTGCCAGCCAGTAAGGACCTTAAAGGGAATCTCATGGACTCCAGTGCTGAACAGGACCTCATTAGAGAGCTCAGCCAACGCAGACAGAATCTGTTACTGGAATTACGCAACTATGAAGAGAACGCCAAG GGTGTGTCAGAGACAAACAGTGGGATGGGTGTCATACCAGCCAACACTCAGCTCCAGACTGCGCTGTCAGTGAGACCTGCTACAGAGGCCCAGAAGGCTCATGTAGAGCTCAGCATTTCAACACCAAATG AAACCATTATCCGTGCAGTGCTCATCTTCGCAGAGGGGATATTTGAGGGGGAGAGCCATGTTGTCCACCCCAGTGCCCAGCACTTGTCAGGCTGTGTCCTAGTCCCCATTGTCCCCCCAAAAGATATACCAGTAGATCTGCATATCAAAGCATTTGTTGGAGGGAAAACTAG CACCCAATTCCACGTGTTTGAAATCACTCGTCAGCTGCCTCGTTTCTCCATGTATGACATCACAGTTGACTCCTCAGCTGCTCCGCCCACTGGAAGGGTCACCTTCAGCATCAACGACCGACCACAGCGG gtggcgATGTGGCTGAATCAGAACTTCCTGCTTCCAGAGGGAGTAGACACTCCTGATGTCACTTTTAATTCACTAAGAGGAGGGGGACTGTTGTCGATCAGCATGGCCAGCAATGGACAG ATCACTCTGAGAACTGATGACATTGACCTGGCAGGAGATTTGGTCCAATCACTGGCCTCCTTCCTGGCAATAGAGGACTTGTCAGCAGAAGCAGACTTCCCCGGATACTTTGAGGAGCTACGCAGTACACTCACTGAG GTGGATGAGTTCCATTCTGTTCATCAGAAGTTAACTGCAGCTATAGCCGACCACTCCAACTACATCAGGAACATGCTGGTGCAAGCAGAGGATGCTCGCCTAATGGGTGACAT GACAACTACAAAGAAGCGTTACAGAGAGCTGTATGATCTAAACAGGGATCTGATCAACGAGTATAAAATCCGCTCTAACAACCACAACGCACTACTGGCCTGCCTCAAGTCTGTCAACCAGGCCATACAGCGGGCTGGTAGACTCCGAG
- the bbs2 gene encoding Bardet-Biedl syndrome 2 protein homolog isoform X2: MLVPIFTLKLNHKINPRMVTVGKFDGVHPCLTAATQAGKVFIHNPHARGQRPVAHRLSQSTQDSDISLLNINQAVTCLTAGTLGPNTTGDTLLVGSQTNLLAYDVHDNADIFYREVTDGANAIVLGKLGDIPTPLAIIGGNCALQGFDYEGNDHFWTVTGDNVRSLVLCDFTGDGKNELLVGSEDFDIRVFKEDELVSEMTENETVTSLCHMHGSRFGYALANGTVGVYDRTARYWRIKSKNHAMSIHAFDLNADGVVELITGWSNGKIDARSDRTGEVIFKDNFSSSVAGVVEGDYRLDGQKQLICTSIEGEVRGYLPASKDLKGNLMDSSAEQDLIRELSQRRQNLLLELRNYEENAKGVSETNSGMGVIPANTQLQTALSVRPATEAQKAHVELSISTPNETIIRAVLIFAEGIFEGESHVVHPSAQHLSGCVLVPIVPPKDIPVDLHIKAFVGGKTSTQFHVFEITRQLPRFSMYDITVDSSAAPPTGRVTFSINDRPQRVAMWLNQNFLLPEGVDTPDVTFNSLRGGGLLSISMASNGQITLRTDDIDLAGDLVQSLASFLAIEDLSAEADFPGYFEELRSTLTEVDEFHSVHQKLTAAIADHSNYIRNMLVQAEDARLMGDIG, encoded by the exons ATGTTGGTCCCCATATTCACTCTGAAGCTGAATCACAAGATTAACCCTCGCATGGTGACTGTTGGGAAATTTGATGGAGTCCACCCATGCCTTACTGCAGCCACACAGGCTGGAAAG GTTTTTATCCACAACCCTCATGCTCGTGGTCAGAGACCTGTTGCCCACCGACTGAGCCAGAGCACCCAGGACTCTGACATCTCTCTCCTCAACATCAACCAGGCAGTCACTTGTCTGACAGCAGGAACGTTGGGACCAAACACTACTGGGGACACACTGTTGGTGGGATCCCAGACCAACCTACTTGCCTATGATGTCCATGACAATGCTGATATATTCTACAGAGAG gTGACGGATGGGGCAAATGCTATTGTGTTGGGGAAACTCGGGGACATCCCGACTCCTCTCGCCATCATTGGAGGGAACTGCGCCTTACAAGGCTTCGACTATGAGGGCAACGACCACTTTTGGACA GTAACTGGAGATAATGTCAGATCTCTGGTGCTCTGTGACTTCACTGGGGATGGGAAAAATGAG ctcctGGTAGGATCGGAGGACTTTGACATCAGGGTATTCAAAGAGGATGAGCTTGTGTCTGAGATGACTGAAAATGAG ACAGTAACATCACTATGCCATATGCATGGCAGCAGGTTTGGCTATGCCCTGGCTAATGGCACCGTAGGAGTTTATGACCGCACTGCCCGCTACTGGAGGATTAAG TCTAAGAATCATGCAATGAGCATCCATGCCTTTGACCTGAATGCTGACGGGGTGGTGGAGCTTATCACTGGCTGGTCCAATGGAAAG ATTGATGCTCGTAGTGACCGCACAGGCGAGGTAATTTTCAAAGACAACTTCTCCTCTTCTGTGGCTGGAGTGGTGGAGGGAGACTACAGGTTGGATGGGCAGAAACAACTTATCTGCACATCTATAGAGGGAGAGG TCCGTGGTTACCTGCCAGCCAGTAAGGACCTTAAAGGGAATCTCATGGACTCCAGTGCTGAACAGGACCTCATTAGAGAGCTCAGCCAACGCAGACAGAATCTGTTACTGGAATTACGCAACTATGAAGAGAACGCCAAG GGTGTGTCAGAGACAAACAGTGGGATGGGTGTCATACCAGCCAACACTCAGCTCCAGACTGCGCTGTCAGTGAGACCTGCTACAGAGGCCCAGAAGGCTCATGTAGAGCTCAGCATTTCAACACCAAATG AAACCATTATCCGTGCAGTGCTCATCTTCGCAGAGGGGATATTTGAGGGGGAGAGCCATGTTGTCCACCCCAGTGCCCAGCACTTGTCAGGCTGTGTCCTAGTCCCCATTGTCCCCCCAAAAGATATACCAGTAGATCTGCATATCAAAGCATTTGTTGGAGGGAAAACTAG CACCCAATTCCACGTGTTTGAAATCACTCGTCAGCTGCCTCGTTTCTCCATGTATGACATCACAGTTGACTCCTCAGCTGCTCCGCCCACTGGAAGGGTCACCTTCAGCATCAACGACCGACCACAGCGG gtggcgATGTGGCTGAATCAGAACTTCCTGCTTCCAGAGGGAGTAGACACTCCTGATGTCACTTTTAATTCACTAAGAGGAGGGGGACTGTTGTCGATCAGCATGGCCAGCAATGGACAG ATCACTCTGAGAACTGATGACATTGACCTGGCAGGAGATTTGGTCCAATCACTGGCCTCCTTCCTGGCAATAGAGGACTTGTCAGCAGAAGCAGACTTCCCCGGATACTTTGAGGAGCTACGCAGTACACTCACTGAG GTGGATGAGTTCCATTCTGTTCATCAGAAGTTAACTGCAGCTATAGCCGACCACTCCAACTACATCAGGAACATGCTGGTGCAAGCAGAGGATGCTCGCCTAATGGGTGACAT